In one Bordetella pertussis 18323 genomic region, the following are encoded:
- a CDS encoding cytochrome c, whose product MKIIKRVLVVAILALLAAVATLYWLGTRDHVPAGPQAAPATGSADELVEQGRYLARAGNCMACHTARGGQAYAGGTPIPTPFGTLYGPNITPDAETGIGGWSADDFWQVLHNGKGPGGRLLYPAFPYTEYTRMTRADADALYAFLRTVEPVRQASRPHELASPYDQRLLLAAWRALYFEPGGPQADPGQSLQWNRGRYLTEGLGHCAACHTPRNSLGATRAAEALGGGMIDGLGWYAPPLTGQPGTGLGDWSAQDIAALLTTGIAPHSTVAGPMAEVVLGSTQYLSGDDALAIGTYLKSLPAAASPPARRGAPSATVMELGGKLYGQHCAQCHQADGKGSFPAWPALAGNPSVIAAEPANVIRMVLDGGFAPATAANPRPHGMPPFAQALPDNDIAMLVSYVRNSWGNQADAVTPLDVKRTRESGAGR is encoded by the coding sequence ATGAAGATCATCAAGCGCGTCCTCGTCGTCGCCATCCTGGCCCTGCTGGCCGCCGTCGCCACCCTGTATTGGCTGGGCACCCGCGACCACGTGCCCGCCGGCCCGCAAGCCGCGCCGGCCACCGGATCAGCCGACGAGCTGGTCGAGCAAGGGCGCTACCTGGCGCGGGCCGGCAATTGCATGGCCTGCCACACCGCGCGCGGCGGGCAGGCCTACGCGGGCGGCACGCCCATTCCCACGCCGTTCGGCACCTTGTATGGACCGAACATCACGCCCGACGCCGAAACCGGCATCGGCGGCTGGAGCGCCGACGATTTCTGGCAGGTATTGCACAACGGCAAAGGCCCCGGCGGACGGCTGCTGTACCCGGCCTTTCCGTACACCGAATACACCCGCATGACGCGCGCCGACGCCGATGCGCTGTACGCCTTCCTGCGCACGGTCGAGCCGGTGCGCCAGGCCAGTCGCCCGCACGAGCTGGCGTCGCCGTACGACCAGCGCCTGCTGCTGGCGGCGTGGCGGGCGCTGTATTTCGAGCCGGGCGGGCCGCAGGCCGATCCCGGGCAGTCGCTGCAGTGGAATCGCGGGCGCTACCTGACCGAAGGGCTGGGCCACTGCGCGGCCTGCCATACGCCGCGCAACAGCCTGGGGGCCACCCGCGCCGCCGAGGCGCTGGGCGGAGGCATGATCGACGGGCTGGGCTGGTACGCGCCGCCGCTGACCGGCCAGCCGGGCACCGGCCTGGGCGACTGGAGCGCGCAGGACATCGCCGCGCTGCTGACGACCGGCATCGCGCCGCACTCGACCGTGGCCGGCCCCATGGCCGAAGTGGTGCTGGGCAGCACGCAGTATCTCAGCGGCGACGACGCGCTGGCCATCGGCACCTACCTCAAGTCCTTGCCGGCGGCGGCGTCGCCGCCCGCCAGGCGCGGCGCCCCGTCCGCGACGGTGATGGAGCTGGGCGGCAAGCTGTACGGCCAGCATTGCGCGCAGTGCCACCAGGCCGACGGCAAGGGCAGTTTCCCCGCCTGGCCCGCGCTGGCCGGCAACCCCAGCGTCATCGCGGCCGAACCGGCCAACGTGATACGCATGGTGCTCGATGGCGGCTTCGCGCCAGCGACCGCGGCCAACCCGCGCCCGCATGGCATGCCGCCGTTCGCGCAGGCGCTGCCGGACAACGACATCGCCATGCTGGTTTCGTACGTGCGCAACAGCTGGGGCAACCAGGCCGACGCGGTCACGCCGCTGGACGTGAAACGCACGCGGGAGAGCGGAGCGGGGCGGTAG
- the rapZ gene encoding RNase adapter RapZ: MLRVVLITGISGSGKSVALRLLEDAGFTCIDNLPVRFLAEFIANARDDAMERVAVAIDVRSPGELAELPDVITASRAMGTSLSVIFLDANTDTLVQRYSESRRRHPLTDRLARGGKTPSLAECIALERELMAPLRDQEHVIDTSDLTPGQLRAWIRDLIQADRPPLVLTFESFAYKRGVPSDADLMFDVRCLPNPYYDRTLRPLTGRDEPVATWLGGFDIVTQMIDDIAAFIRRWLPQYTQDTRNYLTVAIGCTGGQHRSVYVVEQLARRFSDHDPLLVRHRTQLPDDPA, from the coding sequence ATGTTGAGAGTCGTCCTTATTACCGGCATTTCCGGCTCCGGCAAGTCGGTCGCCCTGCGCCTGCTCGAAGATGCGGGATTCACCTGCATCGACAACCTGCCGGTGCGCTTTCTGGCCGAATTCATCGCCAATGCCCGCGATGACGCCATGGAACGGGTCGCCGTCGCCATCGACGTGCGCTCACCCGGCGAGCTGGCCGAACTGCCCGATGTCATCACCGCCTCGCGCGCCATGGGCACCAGCCTGAGCGTGATCTTCCTCGACGCCAACACCGACACGCTGGTGCAGCGCTATTCCGAGTCGCGGCGCCGCCACCCGCTGACCGACCGCCTGGCGCGCGGCGGCAAGACCCCGTCGCTGGCCGAGTGCATCGCGCTGGAACGCGAGCTGATGGCGCCGCTGCGCGACCAGGAACACGTCATCGACACCTCGGATCTCACGCCGGGCCAGTTGCGCGCCTGGATCCGCGACCTGATCCAGGCCGACCGGCCGCCGCTGGTGCTGACTTTCGAATCGTTCGCCTACAAGCGCGGCGTGCCCAGCGACGCGGACCTGATGTTCGACGTGCGCTGCCTGCCCAACCCCTACTACGACCGCACCCTGCGCCCCCTGACCGGCCGCGACGAACCGGTGGCCACCTGGCTGGGCGGCTTCGATATCGTGACCCAGATGATCGACGATATCGCCGCGTTCATCCGCCGCTGGCTGCCCCAGTACACGCAGGACACCCGCAACTACCTCACCGTCGCCATCGGCTGCACGGGCGGGCAGCACCGCTCGGTATACGTGGTCGAGCAACTGGCGCGGCGCTTCTCCGACCACGACCCGCTGCTGGTGCGCCACCGCACCCAACTGCCCGACGACCCCGCATGA
- a CDS encoding septal ring lytic transglycosylase RlpA family protein, whose product MIRSRPLALLSTLLLALAIAGCSTPGKKRGGYYKDDGPDANPPSNLDNVPDATPRLEPLASGPNRPYVVFGKRYVPDTSERPFRQQGLASWYGKKFHGNSTSNGESYDMYAMTAAHPTMPIPSYARVTSKINGRTVIVRVNDRGPFHSDRIMDLSYVAAHKLGIIGPGSGPVTVERILPAEILAMNGGAAAPRPGPASATGPLPVAAPSAAAAVELHPATQLASNAPTPPRPAAGAGSGVYLQLGAFSQPANAESLVSRINGQLDPASGIPPAVVEQANNLYRVRIGPYATREAALGAVQPVADRTGILPSLSATP is encoded by the coding sequence ATGATCCGTTCGCGTCCGCTTGCCCTCCTGTCGACACTGCTGCTGGCGCTGGCCATCGCAGGCTGCTCCACGCCAGGCAAGAAACGCGGCGGCTACTACAAGGACGACGGCCCCGACGCCAACCCGCCGTCCAACCTCGACAACGTGCCCGACGCGACGCCGCGCCTCGAACCGCTGGCCAGCGGCCCGAACCGGCCCTATGTGGTGTTCGGCAAGCGCTATGTGCCCGACACCAGCGAACGCCCGTTCCGCCAGCAGGGCCTGGCCTCCTGGTACGGCAAGAAGTTCCATGGTAACTCGACCTCCAACGGCGAGTCGTACGACATGTACGCCATGACGGCGGCGCATCCGACGATGCCGATTCCCAGCTACGCGCGCGTCACCAGCAAGATCAACGGGCGCACGGTCATCGTGCGGGTCAATGACCGCGGACCGTTCCACAGCGACCGCATCATGGACCTGTCCTATGTGGCGGCCCACAAGCTGGGCATCATCGGCCCGGGCAGCGGGCCCGTCACCGTCGAGCGCATCCTGCCTGCCGAGATCCTCGCGATGAATGGCGGCGCGGCGGCGCCACGGCCCGGGCCCGCCTCGGCCACCGGGCCGCTGCCCGTTGCCGCGCCCAGCGCGGCCGCCGCCGTCGAGCTGCACCCCGCGACCCAGCTCGCCTCGAACGCGCCGACGCCGCCGCGCCCGGCCGCGGGCGCGGGCAGCGGCGTCTACCTGCAACTGGGCGCCTTCAGCCAGCCGGCCAACGCCGAATCGCTGGTCAGCCGCATCAACGGGCAACTGGATCCGGCCAGCGGCATTCCGCCGGCGGTGGTCGAGCAGGCCAACAACCTGTACCGCGTACGCATCGGCCCCTACGCCACGCGCGAAGCGGCGCTGGGCGCGGTGCAGCCGGTGGCCGACCGCACCGGCATCCTGCCCAGTCTCAGCGCCACGCCCTAG
- a CDS encoding IS481-like element IS481 family transposase has translation MNTHKHARLTFLRRLEMVQQLIAHQVCVPEAARAYGVTAPTVRKWLGRFLAQGQAGLADASSRPTVSPRAIAPAKALAIVELRRKRLTQARIAQALGVSASTVSRVLARAGLSHLADLEPAEPVVRYEHQAPGDLLHIDIKKLGRIQRPGHRVTGNRRDTVEGAGWDFVFVAIDDHARVAFTDIHPDERFPSAVQFLKDAVAYYQRLGVTIQRLLTDNGSAFRSRAFAALCHELGIKHRFTRPYRPQTNGKAERFIQSALREWAYAHTYQNSQHRADAMKSWLHHYNWHRPHQGIGRAVPISRLNLDEYNLLTVHS, from the coding sequence ATGAACACCCATAAGCATGCCCGATTGACCTTCCTACGTCGACTCGAAATGGTCCAGCAATTGATCGCCCATCAAGTTTGTGTGCCTGAAGCGGCCCGCGCCTATGGGGTCACCGCGCCGACTGTGCGCAAATGGCTGGGCCGCTTCCTGGCTCAGGGCCAGGCGGGCTTGGCCGATGCGTCCTCGCGCCCGACGGTCTCGCCCCGAGCGATTGCGCCGGCCAAGGCGCTGGCTATCGTGGAGCTGCGCCGCAAGCGGCTGACCCAAGCGCGCATCGCCCAGGCGCTGGGCGTGTCAGCCAGCACCGTCAGCCGCGTCCTGGCCCGCGCCGGTCTGTCGCACCTGGCCGACCTGGAGCCGGCCGAGCCGGTGGTGCGCTACGAGCATCAGGCCCCCGGCGATCTGCTGCACATCGACATCAAGAAGCTGGGACGTATCCAGCGCCCTGGCCACCGGGTCACGGGCAACCGACGCGATACCGTTGAGGGGGCCGGCTGGGACTTCGTCTTCGTGGCCATCGATGACCACGCCCGCGTGGCCTTCACCGACATCCACCCCGACGAGCGCTTCCCCAGCGCCGTCCAGTTCCTCAAGGACGCAGTGGCCTACTACCAGCGCCTGGGCGTGACCATCCAGCGCTTGCTCACCGACAATGGCTCGGCCTTTCGCAGCCGCGCCTTCGCCGCGCTGTGCCATGAGCTGGGCATCAAGCACCGCTTTACCCGACCTTACCGCCCACAGACCAATGGCAAGGCCGAACGCTTCATCCAGTCGGCCTTGCGTGAGTGGGCTTACGCTCACACCTACCAGAACTCCCAACACCGAGCCGATGCCATGAAATCCTGGCTACACCACTACAACTGGCATCGACCCCACCAAGGCATCGGGCGCGCTGTACCCATCTCCAGACTCAACCTGGACGAATACAACCTATTGACAGTTCACAGCTAG
- a CDS encoding MerR family transcriptional regulator — protein MSTWTISELAREFDITPRTIRFYEDQGIVSPLRDGRNRVYSTRDRARLKLALRGKRLGLLLSEIRSLIDMYDGPGDTAPQLRHYLTILAQHRATLTQQQRDIEDTLAEIAQQELQCQRLLAQKQ, from the coding sequence ATGTCTACCTGGACCATCTCCGAACTCGCACGCGAGTTCGACATTACGCCACGCACGATTCGTTTCTACGAAGACCAGGGCATCGTCAGCCCTTTGCGCGATGGCCGCAACCGCGTCTACAGCACGCGCGACCGCGCGCGCCTGAAGCTGGCCCTGCGCGGCAAGCGGCTGGGCCTGTTGCTGTCGGAGATCCGCAGCCTGATCGACATGTACGATGGCCCGGGCGACACCGCCCCGCAACTGCGCCACTACCTGACCATACTCGCCCAGCACCGCGCCACCCTGACACAACAACAGCGCGACATCGAGGATACCCTGGCCGAAATCGCCCAGCAGGAATTGCAATGCCAGCGCCTGCTGGCGCAAAAACAGTAA